The region GTCAAGGGTTTGATTTTTGAGTTTAAATAAGATGATTGTGCGTCAGACTGAAAACGCAAAGAAAGAATAGTTATCGATTAAGATAAAACGCCATAAATACCAGCGTCCCGATCGACGGCAGAATAAACGTCAACCCCAGAATAATAAGAGTTTTAATTCGGATCTGCTTTTCATTGTCTTCGGTTGTTTTGCTCAAAAGAGGTTCTCCTTCACTGTACGGATTATTTATAAGGCGACATTTACTTTCAAAGCAACTTCGAGTTGTCATGATCTTGAATGCCGAACCAGGCAACAAAGATCTTTAACATGAAATTCGATCGTGACGTGAATCCAACATTACAAATATCTGAAAAGAATTCTGATAATTCGGCTTTGTTCGGATGTTGTTAGTAAAATAAAAGCTCAACGAATTGAAAATTTAATTCTTCGCAAAATATCCCAGCCGAATCGTGGACCTAAACTGATTTAAATCACACAAAATAATATGAATGTGGGGATTTGGCCCTTTAGAGAACATAAACAACTCCCGAAAGGTTTATTACCGAAACATTACTGGAGTGAAATAAATGACGGGCCCAAGCGAGATCAAAGTTATTAAAAAGCGTCCTGAGCTTAAAGACCTGGATTCAGGTCGAGTGCGTGAGGAAGGCAAGGAATTGTTGCAGACATTGATTCGCGGCTTGGTTGATCATCCGGATTCTATCATCGTGACATACAGTTTCGGTGATAAGACGACTGTTTATAAAGTCGAATGCGATCAAAAGTGCCTAGGCCAAATCATCGGCGCTAAGGGCAAGAATATCAACGGCGTGCGCGCGGTGATCAGCGCGACGTTGGCGCGAAAAGGTGTTCGCGCCATTGTTGAAATTCCGTACTACTGTGTCGACGCTTAAGGTTTTACATCGACATCGAATTCGCCTTTTTCGCCATTCACGAAAAGGCGGATCTGCCAGCGACCTGCCATGACGAAGTAAGCTTCAGAGACGAAGTAAATACCCTGATCCTGTTTCACAACTT is a window of Bdellovibrio bacteriovorus DNA encoding:
- a CDS encoding KH domain-containing protein, giving the protein MTGPSEIKVIKKRPELKDLDSGRVREEGKELLQTLIRGLVDHPDSIIVTYSFGDKTTVYKVECDQKCLGQIIGAKGKNINGVRAVISATLARKGVRAIVEIPYYCVDA